Proteins from a genomic interval of Asticcacaulis sp. AND118:
- a CDS encoding YgcG family protein, with product MSLPASALRMRAAWTAFLFLCLTLWASAALAEPKFPPLTGRVVDQANLLTPEAEAELTAKLQGLENATTDQVVVVTLDSLQGYDIADYGYQLGRHWGIGQKTAQASTIAGSEAGGQFKDNGVILIVAPNERKVRIEVGYGLEPVITDAYSSLIIQNAILPAFRAGDYQTGIIRGADEIVAQLAADRGTAIEKARKFEQQPVQKGQRIPLWVIIVVIAFLLIFGRGWLPFFIIEALLRGGGGGGGWSGGGGGGFSGGGGGFGGGGSSGSW from the coding sequence ATGTCTCTCCCCGCCTCCGCCCTGCGGATGAGGGCCGCATGGACGGCCTTCCTTTTCCTGTGCCTGACGCTGTGGGCATCTGCAGCCTTAGCCGAACCTAAATTCCCGCCCTTGACCGGTCGTGTTGTCGATCAGGCCAATCTGCTGACACCCGAAGCCGAGGCCGAACTGACGGCGAAGCTACAAGGATTGGAGAACGCCACCACCGATCAGGTCGTCGTTGTCACGCTCGATAGCCTTCAGGGCTATGACATCGCCGACTATGGCTATCAGTTGGGCCGCCATTGGGGCATCGGTCAGAAGACGGCTCAGGCCTCTACCATAGCCGGTTCCGAAGCCGGCGGACAGTTCAAGGACAACGGCGTCATCCTCATCGTCGCGCCGAACGAGCGGAAGGTGCGTATCGAGGTCGGCTACGGGCTCGAACCCGTCATTACCGACGCCTATTCGTCGCTGATCATCCAGAACGCCATCCTGCCGGCCTTCCGCGCCGGGGACTATCAGACCGGCATCATCAGGGGCGCCGACGAAATCGTTGCCCAGCTCGCCGCCGATCGCGGTACGGCCATCGAAAAGGCGCGCAAGTTCGAGCAGCAGCCGGTTCAGAAGGGCCAGCGCATTCCGCTGTGGGTCATCATCGTCGTGATCGCGTTCCTGCTTATCTTCGGCCGCGGCTGGCTGCCCTTCTTCATCATCGAAGCCCTGCTGCGGGGCGGCGGAGGCGGTGGCGGCTGGAGCGGCGGGGGAGGCGGCGGCTTTAGCGGAGGCGGCGGCGGCTTCGGCGGCGGCGGCTCTTCGGGAAGCTGGTAA
- a CDS encoding LemA family protein, which translates to MIKLKRVLGLVAIAAAAMSLTACDVNRIPTQEEAAKAAFSEVQNQYQRRNDLVGNLVNTVQGAAIAERGTLTEVVEARAKATSVNVDASTISDPAKFQQFQQAQDGMSSALGRLMVVVERYPDLKSQQGFLTLQSQLEGTENRISVARRDYNAAAQTYNTTLRSFPQNILAGTIHSGSKPMEYFKAAAGADQAPTVDFSGLNTQSQTSAPAASSAAAQ; encoded by the coding sequence GTGATCAAGCTGAAGCGTGTTCTGGGTCTTGTCGCCATCGCGGCCGCCGCCATGAGCCTGACGGCCTGTGACGTCAACCGCATCCCGACGCAGGAAGAAGCCGCCAAGGCCGCCTTCTCCGAGGTTCAGAACCAGTACCAGCGCCGTAACGACCTCGTCGGCAATCTGGTCAACACGGTGCAGGGCGCGGCCATCGCCGAGCGTGGCACCCTGACCGAAGTGGTCGAAGCCCGCGCCAAGGCCACCAGCGTCAATGTCGACGCCTCGACCATCTCCGACCCGGCCAAGTTCCAGCAGTTCCAGCAGGCTCAGGACGGCATGTCCTCGGCTCTGGGCCGCCTGATGGTCGTCGTGGAGCGCTATCCGGATCTCAAGAGCCAGCAAGGCTTCCTGACTCTGCAATCGCAGCTCGAAGGCACGGAAAACCGCATCTCGGTGGCGCGCCGCGACTATAACGCCGCCGCCCAGACCTATAACACCACCCTGCGTTCCTTCCCGCAGAACATCCTGGCCGGCACCATCCATTCAGGCTCCAAGCCGATGGAATATTTCAAGGCCGCCGCCGGCGCCGATCAGGCCCCGACCGTCGATTTCTCCGGCCTGAACACCCAGTCGCAGACCAGCGCGCCTGCGGCTTCCAGCGCTGCCGCACAGTAA